From the genome of Prionailurus bengalensis isolate Pbe53 chromosome D1, Fcat_Pben_1.1_paternal_pri, whole genome shotgun sequence:
CAAACAAGGTTCCATGGAACGTGTTGGATACAAGGTAGGCAACATCATGTCACTCACTGGAGACTGAACCAGTGTGCCAGCTAGGAAAGcccctgagaagtcctgcagggAAGAAACctgttaaatgtttttgtttttgttttttaactcagCAGTTCTCAGATTCACTTCGCCCCAGACCTCACGCTTTCACGTCTCCTAAGATCACATCATGCTGAATGTATTTTGGGAGAAACGTGGCTAGAGTCTCGCGAAGCCACGTGCAACCAGAAGGGGCCGCAGGGGCCTTGGCGGGCCTACAGAGGCATCCTAGCTGTGAGTTCTGGCAAGTGGCTTGTCCTCTATAAGCCCCAATTtccccacctataaaatggggagaaaaatctGTTCCCTGGTGGGGATTCAGTTAGTCTGCTCGCTGGAGGGAAAGCTTCAGAATATCTTGCCAATGTCAGGTGTTGGAACAAGTCCCCTTCGTCTCTAACTAGTCTAGTGACCTTGGCAAGCCCTAGCGAGCCCCGTGCTTCTGCTCCCCAAGCCTAGAAGAAAAAGGCAGCCTGACCAGAAGTTTCCGACCAGGGAAAATCTCTACCTCCCAATCACTTGGAAAAatctttttacattaaaaaaaaaaaaaaaaagtcttgaataGGGTAATACAGTTGCCTggcttaaaactttaaaaatataaaaagacttaCAGTGAAGAAtctcatttccatttctgtttcccaTCTGCCCAGTCCTTCCCTCACCCTAACACCCCAGGTGACGGCCACATGGATTCCTGTCTGGTCTCCCTTTTCAGAATCTACGCAGAAGCAAATATACACCCTTATTCTCCCTCTCACGGAGCTTTATAAAATCACACCCTCCGTGTTCCTACCTATCATCCAAcgattccactcctaggtattcaCCCATGAGAAACGGAACACGTGCCCCTACAGACAGACATCAGTTCAGGAATGTTCCGTGCGGCTTTGTTCACAGCAACCAAATGGCAGCTCGATGCACAGACAGTGGCCTGGCCACACAGTGAGACACTATTCCACAATAGAAAGGAAGGTGAGACATGTCAGGATGCAGAGAAACCGCAAACacggagagaaagaagccagacaaaaaacaCAGAAcggcaaaagcaaaaacacacgGTAACGAGTCCACTTACATAACGTCTGAGAAGAGGCAAAACTCCTCTTTCGCGACAGAAAGCAGATCGGTGGTCGCCTGAGGCGGGATTCAGGGAAACTGACTGCACAAGGGACACCAGGGAACTTTCCGGGTGACGGAAACGGGCTGCAACTCGAGCGTGGTGGTGCTTACACGCGGCTGTACATCTGTCAAATTCCATTGAGCAAGTGCCCTTAAAATGAGTGCATTTCACTGTGTATAAGTCGTGTTCACAAAATtgatttaaaagttagaaaaatcaaAACGGGTGCCAGGCCCGATTTCTATGGAAACAGAATTTGCAGGAGTGGGGCGATCCTGCTGGAGAACGGGGGCTGAGAACCCGCCATTCCGAGCTCCCGTCGGCTCCGAGGTCTCGAGCCCCATCCTCTGGGGTCCAGTTTTGGGGGACTGCCCCAGTGTGTGGGAAGTCCCCGCAGCGCCCCAGAGGACGGAGCTCCCAGGAtcaaggcaggcaggcagccccggggtggggggggggggggcggtggtcagAAGACAGCCTGGCTGGGCATGGGAACCCGGTGGAGTGAAGGCCGTGAGGGGTCCCCCACGGAGGGCCCTTCCCATCCTGACCCACCCGCATACACCTCTTTGACCCCCCAGGGCTCCGGGTGAGACTGACACGCTCCAACTCGCACTGCCAGGGCCAGCTGGAGGTCTCCTTCACGAACAGCGAACCATGGCGCACGGTGTCTAGCCGGAGCTGGGGGAAGAACCTGAACCACTgggaggaccccaagcaggcctCAAATCTCTGCCGCCTGCTGTCCTGCGGAGAGGCCGTGGCCTTTGCCCACTTCCCTTACTTCAACAGTCCCAAGAACCAGATCACCTGCCACGGACTCGTGGGGTCCTTCTCCAACTGCAGCTTCAGCAACACAAACCAGAGGGACCCTCTGGGCCTGATCTGCCTGGGTGGGTAACTAGCCGGCCACACAGTGTGCTCGGCCTGCGTACCAGCCCCGAGGAGGCTGCCCCGGGGCCTGGGATCTGGGGCCTGAGCAGGCAGGTGGAAGGGAGCTCCTGATTGACAATAACCTCCCCCCACAAAGAAACACACACCATTGGGGAACTGGAGGgggagggcttgggggagggaGCACCTGTCTGGTGGGAGGGAAGAGGCCCAAAAGCGGATTCTGCCGATTGCTAACATTAAGGTCTCCTCTTAACCTTCATTGTACCCACCGTGAAATGGGCTGGTGCTGCCCGCCCCACAGGAGGCCTAGAGACAACGTGTGGGGCAAGTGGGCTTAACGGGGCCAGTGGCACTTAAATCCTGACTTCCAGGTCTTTCTCAAAACTGCCAGGGGCTCCCAGCGctcccccccacgcccccatcCCACATTCTCTCCCTGAAACCTCcagtcctccctccccagggctctTGTCCCTCCTTCACCAGAGTGTGTTTTATTGCAGAGCCGCCCAGGACAGCACCTCCTCCCACgacccccccacccacaaccacTCCTCAGCCCACAGGTAAGAGGATTCTGAGGTCCCTGGGGGCAGGGTGCTGTATTTAGCCAATGAAAACACAGGATGCCCAGTTGCCTTTGAGTTTCAGACAAACGTGGAAAGGCTTCGTGTTTGTCCCGTGCAATATGGGGCCTCACCACCTCCCACGGCTGTCGGCCAGTCTTCCATTTGTCCCTGTGTTAGAGCCAAAGGGCGGGGAGCAAGGAAGCCCCCACTGCCAGCCCCGCCGAGCTCAGGCCTGctgccctctgtctccccccgcaGCCCCTCCCAGGCTGCAGCTGGTGGCAGGGCCCGGGGGCCTGCGGTGTGCCGGCGTCGTGGAGTTCTACTGGGGCAGCCGGGGTGGTGCCATCAGCTACGAGGCGCAGGACAAGACCCAGGACCTGGAGAACCGTATCTGTGAGGCCCTCCAGTGTGGCTCCTTCCTGAAGCATCTGCCAGAGGAGGACACCGTCAGGGCCCAAGACCCAGAGGAGAGCAGGCCCTTGCCAATTCGATGGAAGATCCAGAACACGAGCTGTGCCTCCCTGGAGCAGTGCTTCAGTAAAGTCCAGCCCCGTGAGGGCGGCCAAGCTCTGGCCATCGTCTGTTCTGGTGAGTGAGTCCCGGTGAGGACCGGACGGGGCGCCCCCAGACGGTCAGTCAACGCTTGTGTCTGGAAACCCCTGCATGTAGCACAGGGCACTGGGCACTACGAATgggagggaaacagaggcccGGGTGGGGAGGCTGCAACTCAACACCCAGCGCCTGGGGAGTCCCTGCAAAGTGACACCAAACAAGCCCAATGCATTGCTGGCATGGCGGCCACTCAGGAAGGTGGGGTCAGCAGGACTTCCAGGACGAAGCCAGGTCTCCCTTAGGtttggaaggaggagaggagcatGGGTTTGGGGGGAGCAGAGCACAGAGGGCGTTTTAGGTGGGAGCTGTGACTTGTGCCAAGGACCAGAGCAGACGGGGTGCTTGGAGGGGAAGCAGCCTTGCCGGAGGGGAGTTTGTAAATCCCAGAGACCGAAGAGGGTGGAGCGGTGGTGACAAGCGGGAGGTCCCCGAGGcacagcaggcagagagagaccagagcAGGTCCTCCGAGAGCTTCCTGCGGAGGCTCCTGCACGGAGGGCAACCAGAAGCCTGGGTATCCGACGTGGCTGAGGGGAGGAGGCCAAAGAGGGAGGCCTAGGGGACCCCAAAACCAGGACCGCAGGTCAGATTGAGAATAATCCTAGCACGCCTTGGGAGGCGGTGGGTTCCCATCCCCGGAGGGTTCTAGTGGAGTCCAGACTGTAAGAAGTCATACCTCCCCGGCACTCACATGGGGCCAGGGACGTTCCCAGGACATTCGTTCATTTTCACAACAACCCAAGGAAGTGGCTGCTATTATGCCCacgttacagatgaggaagctgaggctcagagaagttaaatgtcTTGCCCAGCATCCCAGAGCACCAGCTGGGATTTCTACTCCAGCGGTGTCACTCCAGGCCCCCACCTGTCTCAGCCTTGGCTGCCTAAAGTGCGGTCCTGGACTGACCCGGATCTGCATTTCAGCAGGGTCCTTGGGCGGGGCGGGAGGTGCATGCATGAATCTAGGAAGCTTTGCCCTGGACCACTGGGCTATCCCATTAGCAGacctgctcccacccccacccctcccctccccatccgccaacctccccacccccagcccaggtgTATACTTATGGTGAATGAGTGAAAACACTGCCCCTCCAAGTAGAAGCAGCCCCctccacgccccccacccccaccccaggcccagggTTTCCTGGCCTGACGAGGGAAAAAAACGGTCTGGCTCtcagccccacccacccctgccctccagcagGCTACAGCCTGCAAAACAGACCCAGAGGCCTTGCCTTTGAACGGCTTTTCTAAATAGAACACTTACTGGGGCCTTGAAGACAGATGTTGCTATGGAAACTGGCCAAGCCGGTGAGATCACAAGTCACTCTACCCTGAGCCTCGGCTCAGGGGGGCCTCGGCTGAGGACCCCGGCAGTGgaccccaggccccaccctgacAAGCAGAAATGGATTCGGTGTCTCTCTCTGAAAGGACCAGGCCCTTTCATGAAAGCCCACCCCTCGAGGCTGGGCAGAGGATTCCTGGGTTCTGTCCCatcccgggcctcagtttctcctttcgGGAAAAGCACTCCcacccggccccctcccccaaggaGCAGCAGGAAAGTGAGAATGGTTCCCAGAGGGAAGTGGACCCAGGAGGAGCCTGTTTCTCGCTGCTCCTGTCTTACCTCCACCTGCTCGGGCGCCGGGCGCCGACTCCTTCCCACGGTTGCCGCGGGCGTCTCCCCTCCGCCAGATTCTCCCCTGAAAGCGCCGGTGCCCGCACGCCTCCAGATAGCTACCGGCCGCTGCCCAGAGGTGCCAGGGAAAGAGCTTGATGGGGGAAATGCCAGAAGATGCAAGAAGGGGGGAAGGACAGGAAGAAAGGTGCTCCCAGCCGCCCATGAGCTGGGCTCTGCCGGGGCCCCCTCTTGGCCGGCGACCTGGGGGCCCCCGTGGCCGGGCGTGTAGGCCAGGGGCCGAGGGAGCTCCCTCCGAACCTCCCACCTGACCTCCATTGCGTCCCCTCTCCAGATTTCCAGCCCAAGGTGCAGAGCCGCCTGGTGGGACGCCGCAGCCTGTGTGAGGGGTCCGTGGAGGTGCGCCAGGGCAAGCAGTGGGAAGTCCTGTGCGACAGCCCCCGGCCCAAGGGCACGGCGCGTTGGGAGGAGGTGTGCCAGGAGCTGCAGTGCGGCAGCGTCGACTCCTACCGGGTGCTGGATGCCATCGAGACCTCCCATGGGCTCTTCTGTCCCCAGGAGAAGCTGTCCCAGTGCTATCAGCTTCAAGAGAAAAAAGCCTACTGTAGGAGGGTGTTTGTCACATGTGAGTTGGCCACGGCCCACGGTGGGTTTTCTCTCTAGAACCTAGTCAGTGAGCATGTTTCTGAAGGACAGGATCCAGGAGCCCCGGAGCCCTAGAAAAGGATGGAGAGGTGGCAAATGGGGGAGAAGGGGCGACTGTGCTCAGACAGCAGTGAACGTGAACGGCACGTAGGAGACTGACCACAATGAAGTAGGGAATTTTCATCCTATCTTCTACTCTTCCGGGATGGAAGAtagaaaagcaagagagaaatggTAATAGAATAACgtgtgaaagagagggagggagggagggagggatggatggatgcatgggaaTTAGAATATGATGGCAAAGTGATCACTTATAAGCAATGGGCAAGGGTAGGAAGTTAAATAGTTGATAACAAGAGTGGCAAA
Proteins encoded in this window:
- the CD5 gene encoding T-cell surface glycoprotein CD5 codes for the protein MGSQQPPLAALYLLGVLVTSCLGGPNLENSGLRVRLTRSNSHCQGQLEVSFTNSEPWRTVSSRSWGKNLNHWEDPKQASNLCRLLSCGEAVAFAHFPYFNSPKNQITCHGLVGSFSNCSFSNTNQRDPLGLICLEPPRTAPPPTTPPPTTTPQPTAPPRLQLVAGPGGLRCAGVVEFYWGSRGGAISYEAQDKTQDLENRICEALQCGSFLKHLPEEDTVRAQDPEESRPLPIRWKIQNTSCASLEQCFSKVQPREGGQALAIVCSDFQPKVQSRLVGRRSLCEGSVEVRQGKQWEVLCDSPRPKGTARWEEVCQELQCGSVDSYRVLDAIETSHGLFCPQEKLSQCYQLQEKKAYCRRVFVTCHDPNPAGPGAGTVMSIILGLVLLAVLLVVCGPHAYRKLVKKFRQKKQRQWIGPTGMNQNMSFHRNHTATVRSQVENPAVSHVENEYSHPPRNSHISACPALEGALHRVSTQPDNSSDSDYDLHGAQRL